Proteins encoded in a region of the Elaeis guineensis isolate ETL-2024a chromosome 7, EG11, whole genome shotgun sequence genome:
- the LOC105048925 gene encoding transcription and mRNA export factor ENY2 yields the protein MRSSINRPPTPDANEEPEKEPTLQEIINIKLIESGEKEKLMELLRERLIECGWRDEMKAICRAYARKKGRNNVTVDDLVHVVTPKGRASVPDSVKAELLQRIRSFLTSAAI from the exons AT GAGGTCTTCGATCAATCGTCCCCCGACGCCGGACGCCAATGAAGAACCCGAGAAGGAACCCACCCTTCAAGAAATCATCAACATCAAG TTGATCGAGAGTGGGGAGAAGGAGAAATTGATGGAGCTTTTGAGAGAGAGGCTCATAGAGTGCGGCTGGAGGGACGAAATGAAAGCTATTTGCAG GGCTTATGCTAGGAAGAAGGGAAGAAATAATGTCACAGTGGATGATCTTGTCCATGTTGTCACTCCGAAAGGAAGAG CATCGGTCCCAGATTCCGTGAAAGCTGAGTTGTTGCAGCGCATTCGGTCTTTTCTCACATCAGCTGCAATTTGA